The Anopheles gambiae chromosome 2, idAnoGambNW_F1_1, whole genome shotgun sequence genomic sequence GGCCCGGGAGCTGTTTTCACTAGCGAGCTTGTTACGCTACAGCGAGGAACCGAAGGTGCGGCTGTCGGTGATGCAACTGTTGGCGGCTATCTTTCTAGCCATTCGGTCGGATCTATTGCTGGCACAGTTTTACCCGGAGCTGCTGGAGCTGACGGACTGGCTTGAGGAGTGCACTCAGGGCGATGTAGTGCGCACGGGTGAAACGAATGAAGAATGTCGGCAGCTAGCACGTCACTTGTTGGCCATGTGTTATAGCGCGCTGATTGATGAAAGTGTAGAGTGTTGAGTGAAGGTGCAAATGGAGAAATGAACTTAAACATGAACGAAcagaaacgaaaaataaatcacACTGCATGTGTTCGCGAAGGACACAAGGACACTAATTATTATGTTTACCGAGTAATGGCTATTCGTATTGCATGCTCATATGGGAGATACATGTCTTTCGCTAGAATTTCGGTTATATCGGACGATGGTATAATATTTTCATTGCTTTATTTTCAATACTCTGTATACGGCGGTTACACGCTACGGAAGCGATGCTGCTTTTCAATGGCTTCCAAGTGGTAGTTTAACGACGGTGCTTAGAACTTTAGAACGATCTGAAGGGCAGTGTGCTGGAAATGCTTAGATGCTATCATTTTGGCGACTTGTCGAGctttcctcctttctctctctctctctctttttgtctCTTTCATCGTATGGCAGTTACAATTAGCGAACCATTTCTCCACATTTGAAGCACTTGCAATCGACCGGTTCCTTAAGGCGAATTTCCATCGTAGCAGACTCGTGGTCAGTCATCCGGACGCCATCCGGATCGTAACAGTGCGTTAGTTGCAGTTGCCTTTCGCGCAGGAACGATTCccggcagcagtagcactCTTTCAAAAAGCCGGTCGCCGTTATCACCGACGGCTGGACCTGGCTGTTGCATTTTCCCTCACATTTGTTGACCGTTACGTCTCCGTTGCAGGTACGGTAGAGTCGTCCCAGCTCGTCGTATTCCTCTGGAGAAAAAATGGGGCGCACGCGGCCAAACGTTTTCACAAAAATGCACGAACACACAGAACACAGCATTGCTATCTGGAAGGGGGCTTACCTTTTATGAGATGAATTTCCGACGGGAGCGTTTCACACGTTTCGTCGGCCTGGTTGTGCTGTGCAGTAACAGCCACAGTGAGCGTTAAGGTCAGCAGTAGCACGCAGCATAGCACAATGCTGCAGCAGTTGCTCGCCGCTAGCGCTGTTCTGACACTGTTGCACATTTCGACACGACTTTGTCGATGAAAAACGGTTGCTATGTTACTATTTGATTCGTCTGCTGCTGATCGTCCTATCCCAACGAACAGTTCGTGATGATTTGCACCGTGACGCGCCGGTATATTCATTTTTATACTTAACCACAGTCTCCATATGGAGACTAACATGCTTAACCCCATGCAAACCCCCTACAATCTTCGGTCCCCATGCTTGTTTGGTGAGGATGAAAGGCGCACTGTTACAAACCATGTTGCAACATGTACCGCCTGCTGAGCGAAGAAAAGGCAAACAGTGGTCCTTGGGTGAGTGTGTGGCAAAATGAACGCAGGTCAGGTACTTTACTTTGTCCCTTATCACGGCCTCTATCCGCCTCCGCTCGTCGTTCCTATGCACGAATACTCATACTGTTTCACACCAGGAGGCTCCAGCATGG encodes the following:
- the LOC1274652 gene encoding partner of bursicon, yielding MNIPARHGANHHELFVGIGRSAADESNSNIATVFHRQSRVEMCNSVRTALAASNCCSIVLCCVLLLTLTLTVAVTAQHNQADETCETLPSEIHLIKEEYDELGRLYRTCNGDVTVNKCEGKCNSQVQPSVITATGFLKECYCCRESFLRERQLQLTHCYDPDGVRMTDHESATMEIRLKEPVDCKCFKCGEMVR